The genome window caatgggctgtcgaaccaatgggcagttccctagcctacaccgtagcctacaCATGTGGCCTATGTCGTTGTGGACATTTTTACTTGTGCGGTGCTGtgtctgcagttacacctccaacaCACTAGTCGGCAGTGGAGTTTTTAACCCTTCTCTACGTCCTGTGTGTTCTCTGCATTTGAGTTTGAGTTTTCATTGAGTTGTTATAATATTGTAAGGGAAaatatacttttattttaaggCTTGAGCTggaaaaatgtgcaaaatattgaGAAATGGAGTGTGTATGAATGTCACTGTTGTGACACTGTATGCAAAAATGTACTGTGATTTGATGACCTCATGTTCTTTGTttcttcaattaaaaaaaagttagaaaaaaagaagagtgtCAGTTCAGCTGGTCCAAACAGAAACTCACAGTCAGTTTAGTAACCTATCATTAAGTTGCGTGACCCCAGTTCTTCATCTGGTTTGATACAAATCATCAGCTAGAAAAACAGGAAGCCAGCTGTGCAGGACACGTGACAATCCTCCAGGCTCCTGTTAACTGACAGCATTAATGACAGATTTTATGGCTCGTACAAACGCCTCAAGGCTACGAGGAGATGGACGGCACTTCACTGTGTCTCAAGAAACTGCAACTGTCTGAGAAAACTCCTGCTGACTGGGACAGTAgcatgtttttactgtttttcagtGACAGATTTTGCTGCACAAAGCCTctaacatgaaaataaatcaatcataCTTTAAGAAAAGCATTCATATCTTACACACGTATTTAAAAACAGTCTTACAACACCAAAAGGCTTCATTAGTTTGACACAATCTGAGTTTTCCCCTTTCATTTGGCTTTAGTGGTGCATAAACTAATTTTTACAAAGTAATAGTCAAACAGACAATCTTGGGGCTTGAGGGGCCTGTAGGATTTGGTGAGACTTGCATAATTTCTCCAAGAATTTTTTTCAGCAACAATCTCTACAGTTACTCCAGTGAGTATAGTGCTGTCATAGTAAATGTAAATTATAGCCACAGCTACAAAATGAAGCCTAAAGTTGTAATAAACCCAAATGATCCTTTAATGACGGCTCCTCAGAagcaaacagaaagaaaagctGCTCTCTACAAACACACGAACACTCATATTTTTAGACACTCGGAATAAAGAGTGAGCTGCTGTACGAGTCTTTGCCCTCCTCTCCGCCGTCACCCTTTTGATCCTCCAGAAGTTTATCCAGGAGGTTCGGTGAGTCCGACTCTATTCCTGGATCTTCATCCAGAGACTGGCCCTGTGGCTCAGGGTCCAGCTGGTGTTCTGAACGCTGCGGGAGGTCCAGTATGTGTGGATGAGGATGATCTACACCCTGAGCATCCAGCTGAGGAATCATGGTGGTCAAAGACATGGACAGGGGCATGTGGACCAGAGGTGAAGTTGGGAGGGCTGCAGAGCCAGGGGCGAACTGGACCCCCGGGTTCGGCATGGTAGATATGGTGGTAATGGGCTGGGCCCAGGGGAGGTAGGTCAACCCTGAGTCTGGGAGATCCATTTGAGGGAGGGAGCCGGGTGCGGAGGCCACAGGTATGGTCTGAAACAACAAGAAATAGAACTGAAATGTTTGAAAGATTGAGCAACTAGAGAAATTTGGTCTTGATCTTTCTTTGGTCAACCAAGTGCCCTCTTTAACACAAAGGCCACAGAATGCTAACAACATTACTCTGAGAGTCTGTAAGAGTCTCATTCTATAAGCTAGCAAAATCATAATGGTATcatgtataaataaacaaactaagGCATCCACTGGAACCAACTATGTTGACTTAGCTTGTCAGAAAAGGGGgctaaataacacaaataaatttAGGCTTTATTTTGGCAAGGGAAATACTGTAATGGTCATTTTTAAAGGGGTCTCTTAACTCTCCCCTCAAGACTTTCAGAGGCCCCATCTGCCCACCCACATTAAGCAtttctgggggcaccactgcTTAACAAGCTTTAGCAATCAGATTATTAAGGTCAGTACCAGGCTGCAATCCTGTACCAGTCCATGCAGTGTTGATTAATGGGCCTCAAAGAAGTGATCTGACAGGAACTGATCAACCGATCATCCTGGTCTAACCCTCTAACCACCCCACTGCAAGGGTATTTTTTGTGCTCCTTTTTCAATACTGTACTTCTACTCTTTACTCTAGTATATTTTTGAGCCAGCAATCTACTTTTCACTTCACTGCATTTGCCATTTATGCCTTTGTTACAACCAGTGTGTAGGGGTAAGAGCACGCAAGAAGCACCTCAGCTGCAAACCAGGCGGCCAAAGTATAACCCTCGCCTGGACTAAAGcatcttggattttttgaaaatgtatttttaacctCCTCAGACCCGAACTTGTGTTCTGTATGCAGTTTTAACCTCTCCTAGCTATTtaggatcagtaggacccgataagtataaaaaactaacatttgtcaacaataataaagtctcaatgtcctcgaaagagtacttcctaattaactgtgtcttgttactgttgctgaaattggtcaaatttgtcgCCATATCAAACAACTAACATTAAGAATCATAAATAaatggctgcagactgacttggcagagatggctgccatcttgttttacatggattagtgtattgtgctcttactaccactagatggcacaaaaagtgtccacgaacgaggacaacaggtccaagttaagcagaatgaagtatactgtcaagtaaacccaaaatacTATGTCCTCATACAAGGACACGGGGTCTCAGGAggtgaagatgttttttttgcatgtcaAGAAACACATCCTGTTGACGTTACAATGAGTGCAATGAACATGAAACTGGCTGCACTGACAAACGTCACAGAGTCGCCAGCCTCTGACCTCATGACAGCCGCAGCTAACAGGGATGTTAACATTAccagttagctaatgttagcatgtttgctTTTAACGGTTATGTTACATGTTAACGTGCCAGTCAGAGTGCACACTATCGTGcatgtattgtattgtagaAAGTGAGAAATTAATGATTTAATTAAATAGTTTTTACAGTATATTCATAGATTTTATACGTATATAGAAaaagcatataattttgttttagatagcGACTGACTATgtatataaaagaaaaagaaaaccatgatacagatgggtttgccttctTCAGGATACATAGCAAATGGCAccgtttttaaattaatattcttttttttatcatttatctttaaacacaggtatatttccaaggtggcagTCTAAAACACTTGCAACGGCCCGCACTCTctacgggccccagtgcaactgcatTGCCgacactgtctatatttacacccctgtcATAACCCCTTCTTCACTGTCCATCTGTGTCCTTAGCATGTTTCATACAATGTTGGTGTTCCATTCACTTCACTCACTGATGAATACGTGGCATAGAATCTCTCTCATGACAGATAAATGACTTTTAAATCTCAGACGCAAATAAATAATTGCAGGTAGTCGGCTGTATTTGATGTGATGTGGCTCTTTGAGGCAGCAGGATTGTTTTGTCTCTTAGTGCCAGACTGCACCTGCATCAGGAGGCTGAcagagtggagcagagaggaaCTGGGGCCTCAGTCCAGCTCAGCAGCTGCCAGGTGTGTCCTTTGGAATCAACCCATGATCATTAACAGCTTCTCTCTGCTCCACACAATCAAACCAGCAAAGCAGAGACTACTCCTGTAACACTGCTGGGCTCACAATgggaagaaataaataaataaattatcacATGCAGACTTTTCTCCTACTCACCCCAAAGTTAGTGAgcaatggtgtgtgtgtgtaggtcagCATGGTGTAGCTGGGACACAGAGTCTGCATGTACACATCTGCAGTGAGGGTGGGGGTTGCTGGGTAGGCCAGAGTCTGAGCTGAAGGGTCCTGCTGGTTGTACTCAGATGACGACCAGGATGTTACAGCAGGCTGCAGGCAGGCGCTGCTGACAGGTGGTGCAGCTCTCCATCCTGCACACTGCAGCCCTCCATCAGCGACTGCAGTCGGCGGCTCAGCTGGGGAGCCGCTGGCAACGTCAGAGCCAAACATGCCTGATTTTGAAAGAGGAGTTTCGAGCATAAGTCTtcagagacaggcagagacacACGCTCTACTTCCAGAAATCAGTTTAATAAATACGTCATGTAACTCTCAGATGCATCTGAATGAACAATTACCTTGTGTGTATGATGACTGGTTGTTGCTTGTGACCAAATCCTAAAAGAAAAGTGAATTTAGCACATCAGTAATTTGCAGTAGAACCACAAGCACACGTTGCTGCTGTAGAATAGGCTATAGTGTAATGTTGATATATAAATATGCAGTATTTATACTTGTACAGATCGAGTCCAGGTGTGAGCAGCAGCTGAGTTGAGATTAtaattaaagtgtgttttgtcaGTGTATTCACACACAGGTACAGTCTTGAACGGTTGTCGCGTGCAAAATAATCTTTATTAACTGATTCATGTCTAACTAAGGTGGTAGCGGCACCCCAATTCTGGGGTGTCATTCATCCCGCCGACTCAGGCAACCGAACATGGCCATGACTTCTTCCAGCATGTTGAGTTTGGGTCAGTATTGGGCCAGGTCAATTTGACTACAGCCCAGTGTCAGCAGGCAGATTAAGGCCAGTTTATCTGGCTCGATTATGGGGCGTCAATCATGTCAAGTCTTTGCTGAGTCAGGCGACCAAACACGGTCCAACCTACGTCTGCAGCGTGCTGAGTCAGGTCATTTTTGACAATGGTCCAGTGATGGTAGTGTTGACGGCCAGAATCAGGCCGGTTTATTTGGTCCAATATTGGGGCATCAGTCATCCTGGGTCTCAGCTGAGATTGGCAACAGGATTCGGCCCACCTTTTTTCATTCAGCGTGCCAAGTTTGGGTCGATACTGAGCCAGGTCATTTTTgagtgatggcagtgtcagcAGGCGGATTCAAGCCAGTTGTCTGCCTCAATTCTGGGGTGTCATTCATGCCACATCTTAGCCAATTCTGGCAACCAAACACGGCCCAACTTATTTCTTCTGGCGTGCCGAGTTTGGGTCAATACTGGGCCAGTGATGGCAATGTTGGCAGCTGGTATAGGGCCAGCTTATTTGGCCCAATTCTATGGCATCATTCATCAAGTCTTAGCTGACCTAGTCAATGGCCAGACTTACTTCCTCCAGCATGCTGAGTTTGGGTCAATACTGGGTCAGGTCATTTTTGTCTACAGCCCAGTGATGGCAGTATCAGCAGGCAGATTCAGGCCAGTTTATCTGCCTCAATTCTGGGGTGTTGTTCATCCCAAGTCTCAACCAACTAAGGCAGCAGGATGCGGCCCAACTTATTTCTTCCAGCATGCCAAGTTTGGGCcaatgctgggccaggtcattttgcCTGCCTGGGCCagaaattgtttttaaagctctgCCAAATAGATAAAATATAAGTTAGAGTATGTAATTCTGTCTTCCACTGGGGCAGGGCTGGTTCTGTAACTGCCAACCTATTTATTGGCATATTGTATATATCATTGCATCAGCATATATTTACGTTTCTCATTGGAAATGTTTTTTCCTAATTACATATCTGTGATCCACAAGATTATAACCTACGTCAGATCCCAacgagaaaaaaacacacaatggcTGAGAGTCTATCACACACAGCAATTAACTGGAAACTTCCAAGCTGCAATTTAATAATTGATCAGATTGCGTAAGTGGATATCATATTCCCTGAAGGCACAACAGTCTGTTGCTGTCAGTGAGAGAGGGTGGGGTTATTATTTTCTTAAGATCCAAAAACTTTCAGAACCAGTGTTTTACACGAATGGATAGAGATCTGATAAATCTTAGCTGTACTGGAAATATCTGGACATTTAACCATttatccagaaaaaaaaaagtgcgctgaacaacaaacacaagctaaaagaaaaaatagataGGAGGGTACTTTTAAGGTATCATGTTTTAGGCGGGACTATCATTTATGACCggcacactgacacacattttGCACCTAATTTCGAACTGTTCAGACCCTTTCAACCAAAATGAATATAAATTGCGGATTTTTCTTGACCTGCAGTGTgaactgtgatgacatcagcTAGATATATAAGAGATAGAGAAGTCAATAGTAGAGAAGTAAAATGAGAACTCAACAGTGCATTGTGCAATGCCTTCCGTTGATGACTCATTCCTTGATTACAGAGGTTCTGCACAAAACAGGTGAAAACGTGGGCTGGTTCACTAGATAGCACCAATGTTTCCAGAATCTTGAATGTAActggttcaagaaccagagctaatttggtgggAAAGGGGTATGAGGGGCACTGTGTCCAGCAGAGAGCTCAAATAAGCCAAGTAAGGCTTGAAAAAATGTTTAGAGCTAAGAAAAATAGTGTGTACAGAGGCAAAAAGAGagcaaaaggaaataaaacacataagtacaaatcaggcattaaaatgaaaagctttgatataaaaatataatttgagCAATAATGTAAGAACGGGTAATGCGCTCACCAGcctgatctcctcaggcagagaattccATTGCTTATAGTGGCCTCAATGGCAAAAGCCTGGTCACCTTTAGTTACCAGCCTTGGTCGAGGGATCACAAGTGAGGGCAGGCTTGAAGATCTCAGGTCAGGACTTGGAGCACAGGTCGTCAGAAGATCAGCTATATAACTGGAGCTAAACTATGTTGAGCTTTAAAAGTTGACGTTTAGTGGCAACTAATGAAGTGAGGCGAGAATCGGGGTGATATGTGACCTATGATTTGTCCCAGTTAAAATACGTGCTGCAGCATTCTGCGCTGGTTGAAGCCGAGCTACTGAAAATTTACTGAGGCATGTAAACAGTGTCTTACAGTAGTCAAGGCATGAGAAGGCATGAATAAGCTTTTCGAGGTCAGCAAAAGACACAGCTGATTTAATATTGATAATATTTCATAGCAGGATTTAATGAGATTATTGACATGTGgttcaaaaaacacttgagAATCAAAAGTGATGCCTACATTTCTGAGCGTAGATTTTATAGAAGTTGCCAGACGACCAATAAACAGTTGTAATTTCTTTGCTAAGTGATCCGGGCCAAAGATTATTACTCCTGTCTTGTCTGAGTTCAGCTGCAGAATATTACAAGTCATCTATTTTTAATAGTAGTGAAGCACTCCATTAAAGTGTTCAGACAGCAAACATTATCCGACTTAAATGACAGGTAGATTTGGGTGTCATCAGCGTAGCAGTGGTAGGACACCCCATTAAAATGACcgataataaaaacaaagtagGACCAAGAATAGATCCCTGTGGCACTCCACACATTAGTGAAGCTGAAGACAAAACTAAATTACCAATGGACATTTTGTCAGTCTCCCTGCTTCCTATGTTACCTCTCTATGTGTTGCATTTGCACACCCAGATTTCTATTGTGCAGAACCATGTGTGTATATTCTTGAAAGACATCTGTATGCACCTATGAAGGAGTGTATGTGCTCTGCATGGTCCCTACAAGGGTGAGTGCGTGGCAAGCAGCAGAACAGTGAAGAATCTGTAGTGAGACATCAGTGAAAAGAACAATAGAGCCGGCAGCAGTGACGGTGCTGACTGACAGCTAGTGTCAGTATTTAGGTGCCGCTTGACGCCAGCAGCAGTGAAATTGTGCATCCACCTGCCTGCAGACAGCCAGCAGGGCATGTTCAGAGGCAGCAGGGCATGTGCTGTCAGATGCCTGAACAACCGCAGAGGTTCTGAGGAGCTGGTTAGTGTTACGGCTTTGACAGCAGGCGGAGAATTACAGCACTCTGTCATTACGCCAAAAACTAAACTCCTCTGATGTCAATTTTACTCAAGTGCTGAGGGTCACAGGACTCTGAGAGATGAAccaagaaatattaaaaagctgAAAgtaaacaacctttttttttaaagagacagtggATTGCTTCAGGGCCGAGGGTAGGTTCAGTTTTAATAACGTCAATTAACCTATTTTACATTACAACCTATTTGTGATAATGTTCGTGCTGACTGGGTGTGTTTAACTGTAAACTGAGAGCACTCCAACAAAGCACTGTGGCAAACACAAGGATCTCAAACCAAAGCTctgtgtctaaacaataatccAGTGCGCATTATGTCACCCTGCTGCTGTTTAAATCTGGCTCAGCAAATCTGCATATAAATGACCTGCCCTCTGATTTAAAGTGGGAAACTGtcagacattaaagggacagttcaccccaaacaGTGATACAGCCAGGGAGACCATTTGTCCTGCTGTTGAGAAAACTCTGCCTTCACTTTGATACAACAGCAGTGAATGGATTTGTGTCTGCGGTGCTCATAGTGAtgagaaattacatttaaaacattctttagtaatatttttccaaattaggccactcactgctccgtccagcactctcTGTTTTTCCTCATCAGTGGTGacaagtctgcacctcgtttatcgtccacagaacgaggctgctgtgagaggcagcaaaacatcctttcattttatagttacagtttactaataaaactctccacagtatgaacagtggttacatgagcctcaaaaccagacacaactcagccctgagcagagtgaccgtcctctactgaccaatcagactgcagtgttcacagctccaccttttagtaccagatctgtgtgctaggtaccccaacagagaggggaccaaacatggggacgctaaggaacgcttccattggtaccatccacaacttttcacagtgggatTTAGTGTCCCAGTTTCTCACTGTAAAAAACATGCTGCGAGCTACTCTCATGCCTCTGCGCTGGCAACAGCCGTAGTCAGAggtattatgtttttgggttgtccgtccctccatccctccatccccccATCCCTCCGTCCAACTGTCCCTCTGTCTTCTGTGCTGCcgaggggaagatgtgtgtgaagcgtccatgttttcacagacatggaca of Epinephelus lanceolatus isolate andai-2023 chromosome 4, ASM4190304v1, whole genome shotgun sequence contains these proteins:
- the LOC117260152 gene encoding POU domain class 2-associating factor 1, producing MHWEKSPPSALARSRPYQGVRVRDPVKELLRRKRSLEPHSTKAAPPTADLVTSNNQSSYTQGMFGSDVASGSPAEPPTAVADGGLQCAGWRAAPPVSSACLQPAVTSWSSSEYNQQDPSAQTLAYPATPTLTADVYMQTLCPSYTMLTYTHTPLLTNFGTIPVASAPGSLPQMDLPDSGLTYLPWAQPITTISTMPNPGVQFAPGSAALPTSPLVHMPLSMSLTTMIPQLDAQGVDHPHPHILDLPQRSEHQLDPEPQGQSLDEDPGIESDSPNLLDKLLEDQKGDGGEEGKDSYSSSLFIPSV